A stretch of the Lactuca sativa cultivar Salinas chromosome 9, Lsat_Salinas_v11, whole genome shotgun sequence genome encodes the following:
- the LOC111908455 gene encoding uncharacterized protein LOC111908455 — MLETPADSSSTVNIASIKRYAPPNQRNRSLGRRKSGGDRLEKAGSYGNDGDKNQRNVPILDHADPPRLIGLQGCCSSEAYQLLNNRWAAAINAYENPSTDLAERPVMYSGSSASAWGQFRLPHQMISQTGRVGVGASGGQIDFLGELRQAMRSHNSNTHF; from the exons ATGCTCGAAACACCTGCCGATTCATCATCTACGGTCAACATTGCCAGCATCAAACGCTATGCTCCTCCTAATCAAAG GAATCGATCCCTTGGAAGGAGAAAGTCTGGAGGAG ATAGATTGGAAAAGGCAGGTAGTTATGGGAATGATGGGGATAAAAATCAAAGAAATGTTCCTATTTTGGATCATGCTGATCCACCACGCTTAATTGGGTTGCAAGGATGCTGTAGCAGTGAAGCTTATCAACTCCTCAACAACC GTTGGGCAGCTGCTATCAATGCATATGAAAATCCCTCAACTGATTTAGCCG AGCGACCGGTTATGTATTCAGGAAGCAGTGCATCAGCATGGGGACAATTTCGACTTCCTCATCag aTGATTTCTCAGACGGGCAGAGTTGGAGTTGGAGCTTCAGGGGGTCAGATTGATTTCTTAGGTGAACTGAGGCAAGCAATGCGAAGCCATAACTCAAACACCCATTTCTGA
- the LOC111908454 gene encoding uncharacterized protein LOC111908454: MMKQYVSSSSPSLKIATTGGLITLSNLNLHFPSSPHCCRDPKSSSSSFPLIAAAKFVISHRNAVCYAVQESSAASTVAAETKEDKEGESKAAAAPAKPKAPAKAPVKALPEMMKEDVIPSLRSILETQQDISELELFFEDNKLEGSFMKKGIPYSFWALFPDGNITGPKGFSISSYGSTASNVEPFLVDEKKVTSKLLVFWVEKRLAAQGIIPVWTD; this comes from the exons ATGATGAAGCAGtatgtatcatcatcatcaccatcgctAAAAATAGCAACCACCGGAGGATTAATTACGTTGTCGAATTTGAATTTGCATTTTCCATCTTCTCCACACTGTTGTCGAGATCCTAAATCTAGTTCCTCTTCCTTCCCTCTG ATTGCAGCAGCTAAATTTGTCATTTCGCATCGGAACGCCGTTTGCTACGCAGTTCAAGAGTCATCCGCCGCTTCTACTG TTGCTGCCGAAACTAAAGAGGATAAAGAGGGAGAATCCAAAGCGGCTGCTGCTCCGGCGAAGCCAAAGGCTCCGGCAAAAGCCCCTGTTAAGGCGTTACCGGAGATGATGAAAGAGGACGTGATTCCTTCCCTAAGATCGATTCTTGAAACTCAACAAGATATATCCGAACTTGAATTGTTTTTTGAAGACAACAAG CTAGAAGGGTCCTTCATGAAGAAGGGTATACCATATTCATTCTGGGCTTTATTCCCAGATGGTAACATCACAG GTCCAAAAGGGTTTTCAATATCATCATACGGGTCAACTGCAAGCAATGTGGAACCTTTTCTGGTGGATGAGAAAAAAGTGACATCAAAACTTCTTGTTTTCTGGGTTGAAAAGCGTTTAGCTGCTCAAGGAATAATTCCTGTCTGGACAGATTAA
- the LOC111908439 gene encoding MLO-like protein 1 isoform X1: MAGDGGEGTSLEFTPTWVVAAVCTVFVGVSLVVERLLHYACKKLKKEGRKPLFEALQKVKEELMLLGFISLLLSVCQDRIVKICVKEATMEHFLPCPLKAKEKMIDPKSKNSSTIRQLLGDKETSVGYCAQRNKVPLLSGEALHHLHIFIFILAVVHVTFSVLTAVFGGFKIRQWKQWETSIREENPNTTQGDSVQEPTITDVRNHDFIRKRFLGFGKRSALLGWQHSFFKQFYGSVTRPDYVVLRSGFITTHCKGSRNFNFHKYMIRALEDDFRKVVGISWYLWIFVIIFMLLNVNGWHTYFWIAFVPLILLLSVGSKLEHIIIQLAHEVAERHIAIEGELAVKPSDDHFWFHRPKLVLLFIHFILFQNAFEIAFFFWILIQFGFDSCIMEKLIYIIPRLIIGVFIQVLCSYSTLPLYALVTQMGSSFKKSIFEEHVQVGLISWAHKAKRNKALNATTNNSAQDGPGGGGGGGVELEGIHIARDPQRSTNT; the protein is encoded by the exons ATGGCGGGTGATGGAGGAGAAGGGACGTCGTTGGAGTTTACACCTACATGGGTTGTAGCCGCCGTCTGTACTGTCTTCGTCGGCGTTTCCCTTGTCGTCGAACGGCTACTACACTACGCCTGCAAG AAATTGAAAAAGGAGGGGCGCAAGCCACTGTTTGAAGCTCTGCAAAAAGTCAAGGAAG AATTGATGCTGTTAGGGTTTATTTCACTACTATTGTCTGTTTGTCAAGATAGGATTGTTAAGATCTGTGTAAAGGAGGCGACCATGGAACACTTTCTTCCTTGCCCGTTAAAAGCAAAAGAAAAGATGATTGATCCAAAGTCAAAAAACTCATCTACTATTCGCCAATTGCTCGGAGATAAAGAAACTTCAGTGGGTTATTGTGCTCAAAGG AATAAGGTGCCATTGTTATCAGGCGAGGCCCTGCATCATCTTCACATCTTTATTTTCATACTAGCAGTTGTACATGTGACGTTTTCTGTTCTCACTGCTGTATTTGGAGGGTTTAAG ATACGCCAATGGAAGCAATGGGAAACATCTATCAGAGAAGAAAATCCCAACACTACACAAGGTGATTCAG TTCAAGAACCGACAATCACAGATGTTAGAAATCATGATTTCATCAGGAAACGGTTCTTGGGTTTTGGCAAACGTTCAGCTCTTTTAGGTTGGCAG CATTCTTTCTTCAAGCAATTCTATGGATCAGTGACGAGGCCAGATTATGTAGTTCTTCGATCCGGTTTTATTACG ACACATTGCAAGGGAAGCCGAAATTTTAATTTTCACAAGTACATGATACGTGCACTTGAAgatgattttaggaaagttgtagGCATCAG TTGGTATTTGTGGATATTCGTGATCATATTCATGTTACTGAATGTCAATG GTTGGCATACGTATTTTTGGATAGCTTTTGTTCCATTAATC TTGCTACTTTCGGTGGGATCGAAGCTTGAACACATAATCATTCAATTGGCTCATGAAGTTGCAGAGAGGCATATAGCCATAGAAGGCGAACTGGCAGTAAAACCTTCAGATGATCATTTTTGGTTTCATCGCCCAAAGCTCGTCCTTCTCTTCATACATTTTATTCTCTTCCAAAATGCCTTTGAGATTGCCTTCTTCTTCTGGATATTG ATTCAATTTGGATTCGATTCGTGCATAATGGAAAAATTGATTTACATTATCCCCAGACTCATCATTgg GGTTTTTATTCAAGTTTTGTGCAGTTACAGTACTCTACCACTTTATGCGCTAGTAACACAG ATGGGAAGTAGTTTCAAGAAGTCGATATTTGAAGAGCATGTACAAGTAGGTCTTATTAGTTGGGCTCACAAAGCCAAGAGAAATAAAGCTCTAAACGCCACAACAAACAACTCTGCCCAAGATGGCCCTGGCGGCGGCGGTGGCGGTGGTGTCGAGCTGGAAGGAATTCATATTGCTAGAGATCCACAACGATCTACGAATACATGA
- the LOC111908439 gene encoding MLO-like protein 1 isoform X2, with protein sequence MAGDGGEGTSLEFTPTWVVAAVCTVFVGVSLVVERLLHYACKKLKKEGRKPLFEALQKVKEELMLLGFISLLLSVCQDRIVKICVKEATMEHFLPCPLKAKEKMIDPKSKNSSTIRQLLGDKETSVGYCAQRNKVPLLSGEALHHLHIFIFILAVVHVTFSVLTAVFGGFKIRQWKQWETSIREENPNTTQVQEPTITDVRNHDFIRKRFLGFGKRSALLGWQHSFFKQFYGSVTRPDYVVLRSGFITTHCKGSRNFNFHKYMIRALEDDFRKVVGISWYLWIFVIIFMLLNVNGWHTYFWIAFVPLILLLSVGSKLEHIIIQLAHEVAERHIAIEGELAVKPSDDHFWFHRPKLVLLFIHFILFQNAFEIAFFFWILIQFGFDSCIMEKLIYIIPRLIIGVFIQVLCSYSTLPLYALVTQMGSSFKKSIFEEHVQVGLISWAHKAKRNKALNATTNNSAQDGPGGGGGGGVELEGIHIARDPQRSTNT encoded by the exons ATGGCGGGTGATGGAGGAGAAGGGACGTCGTTGGAGTTTACACCTACATGGGTTGTAGCCGCCGTCTGTACTGTCTTCGTCGGCGTTTCCCTTGTCGTCGAACGGCTACTACACTACGCCTGCAAG AAATTGAAAAAGGAGGGGCGCAAGCCACTGTTTGAAGCTCTGCAAAAAGTCAAGGAAG AATTGATGCTGTTAGGGTTTATTTCACTACTATTGTCTGTTTGTCAAGATAGGATTGTTAAGATCTGTGTAAAGGAGGCGACCATGGAACACTTTCTTCCTTGCCCGTTAAAAGCAAAAGAAAAGATGATTGATCCAAAGTCAAAAAACTCATCTACTATTCGCCAATTGCTCGGAGATAAAGAAACTTCAGTGGGTTATTGTGCTCAAAGG AATAAGGTGCCATTGTTATCAGGCGAGGCCCTGCATCATCTTCACATCTTTATTTTCATACTAGCAGTTGTACATGTGACGTTTTCTGTTCTCACTGCTGTATTTGGAGGGTTTAAG ATACGCCAATGGAAGCAATGGGAAACATCTATCAGAGAAGAAAATCCCAACACTACACAAG TTCAAGAACCGACAATCACAGATGTTAGAAATCATGATTTCATCAGGAAACGGTTCTTGGGTTTTGGCAAACGTTCAGCTCTTTTAGGTTGGCAG CATTCTTTCTTCAAGCAATTCTATGGATCAGTGACGAGGCCAGATTATGTAGTTCTTCGATCCGGTTTTATTACG ACACATTGCAAGGGAAGCCGAAATTTTAATTTTCACAAGTACATGATACGTGCACTTGAAgatgattttaggaaagttgtagGCATCAG TTGGTATTTGTGGATATTCGTGATCATATTCATGTTACTGAATGTCAATG GTTGGCATACGTATTTTTGGATAGCTTTTGTTCCATTAATC TTGCTACTTTCGGTGGGATCGAAGCTTGAACACATAATCATTCAATTGGCTCATGAAGTTGCAGAGAGGCATATAGCCATAGAAGGCGAACTGGCAGTAAAACCTTCAGATGATCATTTTTGGTTTCATCGCCCAAAGCTCGTCCTTCTCTTCATACATTTTATTCTCTTCCAAAATGCCTTTGAGATTGCCTTCTTCTTCTGGATATTG ATTCAATTTGGATTCGATTCGTGCATAATGGAAAAATTGATTTACATTATCCCCAGACTCATCATTgg GGTTTTTATTCAAGTTTTGTGCAGTTACAGTACTCTACCACTTTATGCGCTAGTAACACAG ATGGGAAGTAGTTTCAAGAAGTCGATATTTGAAGAGCATGTACAAGTAGGTCTTATTAGTTGGGCTCACAAAGCCAAGAGAAATAAAGCTCTAAACGCCACAACAAACAACTCTGCCCAAGATGGCCCTGGCGGCGGCGGTGGCGGTGGTGTCGAGCTGGAAGGAATTCATATTGCTAGAGATCCACAACGATCTACGAATACATGA
- the LOC111908437 gene encoding oligoribonuclease, translating into MSDLPNVSSLLELDVKDDDQHMASATNSTEKTNGKSKEENDSVEDVIEENDQRFDMLKEHYKLPLVWIDLEMTGLNVEVDRILEIACVITDGKLKKLIEGPELVIHQTKDCLDNMGEWCQNHHATNGLTEKVIQSTISEKEAEKQVIDFVKRHVSAYTPLLAGNSVYVDFMFLKKYMPDLASLFSHVIVDVSSIKALCRCWFPQVKKGFRKEKKHRAMDDIKESIAQLKYYQQNIFISPKSKR; encoded by the exons ATGAGCGATCTCCCAAATGTATCTTCTTTGCTAGAATTAGACGTCAAGGATGATGATCAACACATGGCAAGTGCCACTAATAGCACAGAGAAAACCAATG GGAAATCAAAGGAAGAGAATGACAGTGTTGAGGACGTGATTGAAGAAAATGATCAAAGGTTTGACATGTTAAAAGAACACTACAAGTTGCCCCTAGTATGGATTGACTTAGAAATGACTG GCTTGAATGTTGAAGTAGATAGAATATTGGAGATTGCTTGTGTGATTACAGATGGGAAATTGAAGAAGCTTATAGAA GGTCCTGAATTGGTCATTCATCAAACAAAAGATTGTCTGGATAATATGGGAGAATGGTGCCAAAATCATCATGCAACTAATG GGTTGACTGAGAAGGTGATACAGAGTACAATCAGTGAAAAAGAAGCTGAAAAGCAG GTTATAGACTTTGTAAAGAGACATGTCAGTGCATATACTCCATTGCTTGCAGGAAATTcagtttatgttgattttatgttcttgaag AAGTATATGCCTGATTTGGCTAGTCTTTTCTCTCATGTTATTGTGGATGTCAGCAGCATCAAGGCTTTATGTCGTTGTTGGTTTCCACAAG TTAAGAAGGGTTTTCGGAAGGAGAAGAAGCATAGGGCCATGGATGACATCAAAGAAAGCATAGCACAACTCAAATACTACCAGCAAAATATCTTCATATCGCCAAAGTCCAAGAGATAA
- the LOC111908453 gene encoding mitochondrial import receptor subunit TOM40-1 — MAAFIPQPPATASPAEAIKPEKVDYMDLPCPIPYEEIHREAMMSLKPELFEGMRVDFTKGLNQRFSLSHSIVMGPTELPSQSADIIKIPTANYEFGANFIDPKLMLFGRILTDGRLSARVKCDLSENLTMKANAQLTNEPHMSHGMFNFDYKGSDYRTQFQLGNGGLLGASYIQSVTPHLSLGGEVFWAGQHRKSGLGYAARYNTDKMVASGQIASTGMVALSYVQKVSEKVSLATDMMYNYMSRDVTASFGYDYILRQCRLRGKIDSNGCASAFLEERLNMGLNFILSAELDHRKKDYKFGFGLTVGE; from the exons ATGGCAGCTTTTATTCCTCAGCCACCCGCAACAGCTTCACCGGCCGAAGCTATTAAGCCAGAGAAAGTTGATTACATGGACCTGCCGTGCCCTATTCCTTACGAAGAAATTCACCGCGAGGCTATGA TGTCATTAAAGCCTGAACTTTTTGAGGGTATGCGTGTTGACTTTACCAAGGGTCTGAATCAGAGATTCTCACTAAGTCACAG TATTGTTATGGGGCCTACAGAACTTCCTTCTCAATCTGCTGATATAATTAAAATCCCTACTGCAAACTATGAGTTTGGTGCTAACTTTATCGATCCAAAG TTGATGCTCTTTGGAAGGATCTTGACTGATGGGCGACTAAGTGCCCGAGTGAAGTGTGACTTGTCTGAAAATCTTACTATGAAAGCCAATGCTCAG CTTACAAATGAGCCTCACATGTCACATGGAATGTTCAACTTTGACTATAAG GGTAGTGATTACAGGACACAGTTCCAACTAGGAAATGGTGGCCTTCTTGGAGCTAGTTATATCCAG AGTGTGACCCCTCACCTGTCTTTAGGTGGGGAGGTGTTCTGGGCTGGTCAGCATCGGAAATCTGGTCTTGGCTATGCTGCAAGATACAACACGGACAAAATG GTTGCCTCTGGACAAATAGCCAGCACTGGAATGGTTGCTCTTAGCTATGTTCAGAAAGTGTCTGAAAAG GTTTCTCTAGCAACTGATATGATGTACAATTACATGTCAAGAGATGTCACTGCCAGCTTTGGCTATGACTATATACTTCGTCAG TGTCGTCTTAGAGGAAAGATCGACTCAAATGGGTGTGCGTCTGCTTTTCTTGAAGAAAGGTTGAATATGGGTCTGAATTTCATTCTATCAGCCGAG CTAGACCACAGGAAGAAAGACTACAAGTTTGGGTTTGGGCTGACAGTTGGAGAATAG